The genomic segment AAGGAAAACGCGCCGGAGAATGATTGTACAACAGTTATTGAAGTTTTACATTACAATGTGGGCATAATATTTCTCCATGAGTTTTAAAAATAATTAATATTTTTCTTATGTCAACAGTATTTATTGTAAATAATAATTTATTACAATTTGGACATTTAATATCTTCTAAAGAATATATTTGGTAAAGATAAATAACTGCACAAGGAAAGAAAAAAAGGAAAATTATTCTATCTGGCAAATTCAAATAATCTATGACCATAGAAACAAATAAAAGTAAAAATATAATAAAAATAAATGATAAAATGATTTTTTTAAATTGCCTATTTAATTGGGGACGAATCTTATTTTTATATTCAAATTTATAATCTGCTTCTGGCATAAAATTCTTCTTTCTGTATTCTTTTTCTCCCTGCTTAATGTATTTAAATTTGGCTCTTCGTTTTTATTCCAAAATATTGTCGTCAAGTGGTATTGTAGGAGTAATTGGACTAGGAGAAACTCCTAACCCGATATTTAATGAAAAACTTGAAAAATCGTCAGCAAAAGTTACTCCTAAGTACTCTCCCATACCGACATTCCATTTAATGGGTGTTATTCTAATTTCGCCTTCAGAAGATACCTCATCGCTTGTCCATGTAATATGCCAGCCAGCTCCTATTGCTTCTAAAAAGGTAAAATCTGCACCTAATTTTGAAGGGTCATCTGTATCCCATCCAAAATCAAAACCTGCTATGCCATATGAAGATCCTATTGACCACTTTTCCCACCATGATTTCTTTTGTTTGCAAAAACCAAAAGAATCAATAAATCTAATTGGATTGTTGCCGCAATACGCATAAAAGTTCACCCCGCCGAGGAAGCCAATCGGATCCGGTTCTAAAAATCTCCCCACTTTCGAATCATAATATCTAGCCCTGTTTATCTATCATAGATCACTTTTCATAATCAATCCTTTTAACCCTTTATTGTTATATGTTTAGGTTAATATTCATACTATACTCTTTTTCTTCTAAAAATCAACTTTTTATTGTAAATTTTATTTGTAATTTCCCCCTGGGATGGTATTTCTGAATAGCGGCCTTTAAATCCTCCGGCGCTAC from the bacterium genome contains:
- a CDS encoding RHS repeat-associated core domain-containing protein: MNRARYYDSKVGRFLEPDPIGFLGGVNFYAYCGNNPIRFIDSFGFCKQKKSWWEKWSIGSSYGIAGFDFGWDTDDPSKLGADFTFLEAIGAGWHITWTSDEVSSEGEIRITPIKWNVGMGEYLGVTFADDFSSFSLNIGLGVSPSPITPTIPLDDNILE